The Mesorhizobium sp. M3A.F.Ca.ET.080.04.2.1 genome contains the following window.
TTGATGAGACGAACGTCGCGCTCCTTGACGGGCTCGATTTCGTGTTCATCTGCATCGACAGGGGGCCGGTGAAGCGGGTCGTCATCGACCGGCTTATCGCGAACGGCACACCGTTTGCCGAAGTCGGCATGGGCGTCGTTATTCACGAAGGCCAGCTTGGCGGGATCGTCCGGCTGACGACGAGCACACCCGATACAAGGGAAGCGGCCGCACCGCATATCTCCTATGCGGACGATGACGGCGGTGCGAACGAATACGCCACCAACATCCAGATCGCGGAGCTGAATTCACTCAATGCGGTGATCGCCGTGATGGCCTGGAAGCAGCACTTCGGGATCTACAGGCAGTCCCGGCCGCATTTTTACACCGGCTATTCCATCGGTTCAGGCGAGTTCGTGCACGAGAGTGCCGCATGAGCGGAACAAATCTCCTGACGCCCTCCTTCGTCGAGTTCATTCCCGATGAGCTGGAGGAGGGCGTCATCTATATTTCCCGCCGCTATTCAACCGCCTTGCACCTGTGCTGCTGCGGATGCGGGCGCGAGGTCGTGACGCCGCTCAATCCCGCGAAGTGGCGACTTGTTGAAAAAGACGGGAGGGTGTCGCTGACCCCGTCCGTGGGCAACTGGAGTTTTCCCTGCCAGTCGCATTACTGGATCAGCGGCAACCGGGTTTCATGGGCGCCAGGCATGGCGCCTGAAGTCATCGCGGGCGTTCAGGCGCGCGATCGCCGCGACGCCGCCAAGCACATCCCACAGCGCCCGGGCCTTTTTGCCCGCACCTGGAGTATTGCAGCAGGAATTGGCCGGCAGTTGGTCTCCTGCTATCGCCGCTGGAAAGGCCGCTGGTAGTCGAGTCGGTCCGGCCGGCTGCGCGCTATGCAATGTCCTTCGGCGCGGGAAACCATGGCTCTGCCTGAAGTCTTGTGCGCAGCTTGGTGACGACCAGTCCGGGTGCGCGCCATACATAGGTGGCCGCGGCCGCTTTGCCTTCTGGCGTGATCTTTTGCAGGTGCGCGACGGCGGTATCAATCGAGAACGCCTCGCCTCTTTTTACGGCATTCTTGGCGGAAAAGTTCGAGGGCATGCCGGCCCAGACGACGACGTCAAATTTCTTCTTCTTGGCCCATGCGCGAATGGCGGCCGGTATGGCCGGCACGCACTTTCGCTCAGGCTCTTTCGCATAGTAAAACCCCATGTGATCCATGATGGTGCCCTCACGGTCACGCAGGTCGGCAATCGCGTCGGCAGGATTCTTTCGCCGGCTGATCGCATACATCACTTTGCATTCGCTGCCGTTGTCCCGGTCGATGACGAGCGTCAGCGCTCCCTTGCGGGTCTTGGAAACGCGGGAGAATTCGAGCGGCAGAACAGGGCCGTCTTCAAGCCAGTCCTCGCGCTGGTCATCAAAGGAAGGCCAGCGGTCATCCCAGATCAGCGATCCCCAGGCCAGGATTGCGATCTGCGGCGGTTTCATTTTCTCAGCCATCTGCGCCTCGCTCAATACATATGCAGGACAGCTTATCCGCAGAATTCAGGCTGCGCAGCCAAATCAAAATGCGGGGCGTTTCCAGAATGCGCCGTGAGGGTGATCGGCAACCGCTATAATGGTGGCCATTAGGACCATCGAGCCCCGGATCTTGACCAAAATGCTGGTGCCTTCAATCCCGTGTGCTTAGCCGATCAGTCCCTACTGCCTCTATCTGTCCGCTTTGCCCGGCTGTCGAGCCTTTAGGTGGTTGGTTATTCGATCAGCCAGCCACACGAGATAGGGACGTCTTGACCCTTGTTCATTTTCATCGCGCTCATGAGACGCCTTCCGCAGCAGCATCACAGCGATCGCGCTCATATACTCGCCCTGCGTCTTCTCGTCCCCGAGCCCAACCCGGCGGATCTGCCGCACCGTATCCCATAGCTCACTTAGAGGGCTTGTGGGTGTTCTAGGCGCCGGGACGGAGGACAAAGCATCGGGCGCGTAGAGCGCGGTCATGGTTTCCCGCCAGTCCTTTTCGGCCGCCATCGCATGGAAGGCCAAAGACACCTCTAGATGCGAAGGGTCTGATACCAGCGGAGCCGTAGTGACAGAGGCAAAATCGATGAGAATGGCCTGGCCACCTAGCCTAACCCGAACGTTGTTGCCATGGAGATCGCCATGGGAGAGTGCAACCATATGGGGCGTGGCAGGCAAGTTGTCCAGCATCTGGGCGATCGCATCTGGCGTTGCAACCGGCCCGATCTTAGCCGCCTCCGTCGCGTACCCAATCAGCCTTCTATTGGCAGGTTTGTTATAAAGAGCCCCACCCATGGATTGGCTGATAGGGCGTTGTACCATCATCCCATAGCCTCCATGATGCGCCTGCCATCGCCAGCCTCGCAGTGCATCCTCAAACAGGGAATTTATAGCCGACTGGCCTCGACCAGTCTCCACAACAGCCGAGAGCGGCTCCGATTGCTCGACAAAGTTGCCCACAATCAGTCCATATTCAGCCCCCAGCACGCAGCGTGCCTCGTCAATGTTCGGCCGCGCGTAGAATGGGACAAAAAGGGTCGTGCACTCACGATAGTTCTTGAGTTCGCGTTCTATCTTGGTGCGTCGATCCAGTTTGGCAAAGAATGGCAAAGGGTAAGCACCGGCTCGCGAATCGGCGAGCTCGGCGTGCGCCAGAAAGACGGTCGCGCTGCGGCCGCCCTCCAGGCGTTTCAGATGGACGCGAGTGCAATCGAAAAAGGCGCGCCTCAATAAGATGATCTGCTCGCTGTCGAGGCTTTGCGCTCCCTCAATGGCGACTAGATGTGAAAAGTCTGGGCCAGGATCAAACCGTGCACAAGACTCGCAGAACTCGCCCAGGTGCTCAGCCGCATCGAGCTTTTCGGCGCGGAAGAATTGCGTTTTGACTGCAGTCTGCACTTCGCCAAGATTTTCAAGCGGGGCAATCACCCTTACCATCAAACCATGTCGCAGGGCCTGGTCGATAAGACGCTCTTTGGCGATGGGAAGGAAAGGATCGGCCGCCGAAGCGCAGGAAATGACGAGGACACGTCCGTTAGCCAGCGCTTCGACGGCCGTTTCGGCGCTGCGTTTATCAAGTTGCAACCACCGTTCAGTTAGCTGGCGTTCGATCTCAGGTGTCGGGCCGCCACCGACCCAAATGATCCTGTTTCGCATCGCAGCTTCACCCGAACGACGTCTGCGGGCGACTGAAGATATGGATGACGTCAGAAGAGAGTTCGACACGCTCATCAGGCGCAAGCACGCGGTCGGCCCCGCCACTCACCTCCAAGATCAGGTCATCATCTGGCGACAGGTTCGCTAGCGTGCGGATCTGCAATTGCGAAAGCTCGGGAAGAGCGACCTCAAAAATCCGCCCGTTGATCACGACGGTACGTTTCGGAGGCTCACTCACTCCCATTCAAGGCGCCCTTCGCTCGGCTGAGCACCGGCACAGTAGAGAACAAAATCCTTCTGGATCGCCTTGCCGCTGGAGGTCAGAACACGACACGCCCACGCGACATCCCATGGATTTTCATCAAGCGCCTCCGCCACTTGCTCATAGTGCACAAAAAGCCCCGAATTTTCTTTCAAATACCCAAGAACGCGGTTTGCAAGGTCCTGATCCGCCGGATCTGGCCCCTCACGCCAATCGCACCAAAGAATCTGGTCGCGCCAGACTATGAAATGCGCACGACATCCGCTATCGCGCCAGACCGATGGATATACAGTGAGGTTGCCGTGACGACGATCCAGTCGCCAGGCCTTGCCGGACCGGCGGTCAAGATTGATCGTCAGCACATCGCCACACCCGTCCGGGCAGGCCATAACCAACGCCCGCTCAACGCCGCGTCGATCGACGACGACGTCTCCGGGTTTCTCCAAAAGACTCTGCGCTCTATTATGTCCCTCAGCTTCGCCGAGTAGCCTCAATTTGCGGGCGCGCGTCATTCCGGTCGGCCAGGCAATGGAGCCTTATCACCCACCCCCAGGGTCGAATCCGGACCACAGAACGGGCAGTCAGGGTTCGCCGTTACCGCCAGCGCATTCATGCGGCCGCGCACGGCATCATACGCAAGATATCGCGGACGCGAAGGGATACCAGCGACTGCCGATAGAAACATGGTGATTGCCAACGAAGCGGTCGTGCCATTGAGGCTGATGACGGCCGGTTGTTCAACGCCGGTTCCATTTTCAAAATAGGGATCAGCCGTACGCTGCTCTTCCGTCATGAGTTCCTCGCGAATGCGATGCGCATTCAAATGGTTGGAGCACCATAGGCAAGGCAGATTTGGTGCCAGCATTTGCACATGAGAGCCGATCGTAGTTTGATCCCCCGAGGCGCCGATGGCAACGCCGAGGTCAATGGCCGGAATGAGATACTGGTAGGCAAGCTGATTTATTGTGTGGCGGCTGGCGTGCGTGTCAGTGCAGCAAAATATGAAATCGGTACGCGAAAGCCGTCGCGCCACCGACCGCGTCGTGACATCACCAGCAATGGCCACAACGTTCGCGTCTGAGCGGATATGCCTTATCATACGTTCAGCAACGGCTACCTTTGCCTGCCCCACATCCGCTGGCGTCGCTCCAACCACTCGGTTCAGATTGCTGATTTCTATTTCGTCAGGATCAATGAGCAGAAATCTTTGAATGCCCAGATGAGCCAGTTGCTGGGCTACAATCGAGCCGGTGCCACCAAGTCCGACAATGCCGACCTGCAAGGCGGCGATGCGTTGCTGACC
Protein-coding sequences here:
- a CDS encoding multiubiquitin domain-containing protein codes for the protein MGVSEPPKRTVVINGRIFEVALPELSQLQIRTLANLSPDDDLILEVSGGADRVLAPDERVELSSDVIHIFSRPQTSFG
- a CDS encoding ThiF family adenylyltransferase, yielding MISLAFAAPALSDLRTALDNPTLESAAILLCEPVMEGSQARILVKKAFIASDQDYLERSAVRISLDPKFCLPIEKAAKQSGLSLVYAHTHPTAGHPDFSFQDDATEAKLAEYLNWRCPSVPHIALLFPKDAPARCRVLGSTQPVRVIEIGADIVAATEDSQQPDTHIFDRQIRAFGKDGQQRIAALQVGIVGLGGTGSIVAQQLAHLGIQRFLLIDPDEIEISNLNRVVGATPADVGQAKVAVAERMIRHIRSDANVVAIAGDVTTRSVARRLSRTDFIFCCTDTHASRHTINQLAYQYLIPAIDLGVAIGASGDQTTIGSHVQMLAPNLPCLWCSNHLNAHRIREELMTEEQRTADPYFENGTGVEQPAVISLNGTTASLAITMFLSAVAGIPSRPRYLAYDAVRGRMNALAVTANPDCPFCGPDSTLGVGDKAPLPGRPE
- a CDS encoding DUF6527 family protein, which translates into the protein MTRARKLRLLGEAEGHNRAQSLLEKPGDVVVDRRGVERALVMACPDGCGDVLTINLDRRSGKAWRLDRRHGNLTVYPSVWRDSGCRAHFIVWRDQILWCDWREGPDPADQDLANRVLGYLKENSGLFVHYEQVAEALDENPWDVAWACRVLTSSGKAIQKDFVLYCAGAQPSEGRLEWE
- a CDS encoding DUF6527 family protein translates to MSGTNLLTPSFVEFIPDELEEGVIYISRRYSTALHLCCCGCGREVVTPLNPAKWRLVEKDGRVSLTPSVGNWSFPCQSHYWISGNRVSWAPGMAPEVIAGVQARDRRDAAKHIPQRPGLFARTWSIAAGIGRQLVSCYRRWKGRW
- a CDS encoding phosphotransferase, translating into MRNRIIWVGGGPTPEIERQLTERWLQLDKRSAETAVEALANGRVLVISCASAADPFLPIAKERLIDQALRHGLMVRVIAPLENLGEVQTAVKTQFFRAEKLDAAEHLGEFCESCARFDPGPDFSHLVAIEGAQSLDSEQIILLRRAFFDCTRVHLKRLEGGRSATVFLAHAELADSRAGAYPLPFFAKLDRRTKIERELKNYRECTTLFVPFYARPNIDEARCVLGAEYGLIVGNFVEQSEPLSAVVETGRGQSAINSLFEDALRGWRWQAHHGGYGMMVQRPISQSMGGALYNKPANRRLIGYATEAAKIGPVATPDAIAQMLDNLPATPHMVALSHGDLHGNNVRVRLGGQAILIDFASVTTAPLVSDPSHLEVSLAFHAMAAEKDWRETMTALYAPDALSSVPAPRTPTSPLSELWDTVRQIRRVGLGDEKTQGEYMSAIAVMLLRKASHERDENEQGSRRPYLVWLADRITNHLKARQPGKADR